Proteins encoded in a region of the Solanum dulcamara chromosome 9, daSolDulc1.2, whole genome shotgun sequence genome:
- the LOC129903548 gene encoding protein MITOFERRINLIKE 1, chloroplastic — protein NWAKTKYPNPSKGKKDIDLTSPTKFGFHLLNHIQNYAPKPKISEKIAMETRIGNSLSLLLQDPNDLKTDFNSLFNNLNTSLLSTPTLHRKNPKSRNHRFSHNFKFCSTSVSIDAQIRNPTSNFLKPATRDSPKVQVLFKNLSVVERALIGAAGGGIAGAFTYVCLHPLDTIKTKLQTKGASEIYNGAIDAFVKTFQSKGILGFYSGVSAVIVGSTASSAVYFGTCEFGKSILSKFPQYPSVLIPPTAGAMGNIVSSAIMVPKELITQRMQAGAKGRSWQVLMRILEKDGVLGLYAGYSATLLRNLPAGVLSYSSFEYLKAAVLSNVKKERLEPFQSVCCGALAGAISASLTTPLDVVKTRLMTQVHSEAANKVGAVMVTGVSATVRQILMEEGWVGFTRGMGPRVLHSACFSALGYFAFETARLTILDQYLKHKELESLVPADEAAQAN, from the coding sequence AATTGGGCTAAAACCAAGTATCCAAACCCATCCAAAGGTAAAAAGGACATTGACCTCACATCTCCAACAAAGTTCGGCTTCCATTTGCTTAATCACATCCAAAACTATGCGCCAAAGCCAAAAATCAGTGAGAAAATAGCAatggaaactcgaattggcaaCTCCCTTAGCCTCCTTCTACAAGACCCCAATGACCTCAAAACTGACTTCAACTCCCTCTTCAACAATCTCAACACTTCCCTTTTGTCTACCCCAACTCTACACCGCAAGAATCCCAAATCAAGAAACCATCGTTTCAGTCACAATTTCAAGTTTTGCTCAACTTCTGTTTCAATTGATGCACAAATTAGGAACCCCACTTCGAATTTTCTAAAACCTGCTACTAGGGACTCCCCAAAAGTTCAGGTTCTGTTCAAGAATCTTTCTGTTGTTGAAAGGGCACTTATTGGTGCAGCTGGTGGTGGAATTGCTGGTGCATTCACGTATGTATGTCTTCACCCGCTTGACACAATCAAAACTAAGCTTCAAACTAAAGGGGCATCTGAAATTTACAATGGAGCTATTGATGCCTTTGTCAAGACTTTTCAAAGCAAGGGGATTCTGGGCTTTTACAGTGGTGTTTCTGCTGTAATTGTTGGGTCTACTGCTTCTTCTGCTGTGTATTTTGGGACTTGTGAGTTTGGAAAGTCAATCTTGTCCAAATTTCCGCAATATCCATCTGTGCTTATCCCACCAACAGCTGGTGCAATGGGGAATATAGTTTCATCTGCTATAATGGTGCCCAAGGAGTTGATTACTCAGAGAATGCAGGCTGGGGCTAAAGGGAGGTCTTGGCAGGTGTTAATGAGAATCTTGGAGAAAGATGGAGTTTTGGGGTTGTATGCTGGATATAGTGCTACATTGTTGAGGAATTTGCCTGCTGGGGTCTTGAGTTATTCATCATTTGAGTACTTGAAAGCCGCGGTATTGAGTAATGTGAAGAAGGAACGTTTGGAGCCATTTCAGAGTGTTTGTTGTGGGGCATTGGCCGGTGCAATATCAGCTTCACTAACAACCCCTTTGGATGTGGTGAAGACTAGGTTGATGACTCAAGTTCATTCTGAAGCTGCCAATAAGGTTGGTGCTGTAATGGTTACTGGCGTCTCGGCTACTGTTAGACAGATATTGATGGAAGAAGGTTGGGTTGGTTTTACGCGGGGAATGGGTCCTAGAGTACTTCATAGTGCTTGTTTTTCAGCTCTAGGGTACTTCGCATTTGAGACTGCTAGGCTTACAATTTTGGATCAGTATCTGAAGCATAAGGAGCTAGAGTCTTTGGTTCCTGCAGATGAAGCTGCACAGGCCAATTAG
- the LOC129904719 gene encoding uncharacterized protein LOC129904719 isoform X1 yields the protein MCRIPPKAAVQVFTSFFYDGSVWANLRALRRFHHVLAASHQHRSPIVRCASWKEDILTAISPPSSPYLINLIVYAIAKAPTSTFSFPLSGMNVVINIFLFPTF from the exons ATGTGCAGAATTCCTCCAAAAGCAGCAG TTCAggtttttacttcttttttttatgaCGGTAGTGTTTGGGCCAACTTGCGCGCACTTCGACGATTCCATCACGTACTCGCTGCCTCACACCAGCACAG GTCCCCAATTGTTCGATGTGCTAGTTGGAAAGAGGATATTCTAACGGCTATTTCCCCACCTAGCAGTCCCTATTTGATCAATCTTATAGTATATGCAATTGCTAAAGCACCGACTTCAACCTTCTCGTTTCCACTTTCTGGCATGAATGTTGTAATCAACATTTTCCTGTTTCCAACTTTTTGA
- the LOC129904718 gene encoding U-box domain-containing protein 27-like, producing the protein MVGNRREELYVTVPSLFRCPISMDVMKSPVSLCTGVTYDRSSIQTWLSQGHNTCPATMQILPSTDFTPNLTLRRLINVWIQHQKASSPGSTTPSSSAVTKSEVVEIVKNLSGDVNQLSSLLKIVEFVKCSGDNRRFFVNSSDAIASVVGVLVDCDVVEVCESVVGVLDLVASENGVKEQLNKEILRSDRKFLSKFLLILRKGKLSSRIQTARILEFIALDADSQRKIVEEQGLLYELHVFTSTETNRFAIEAGLSTLIAVSTTRPIRKDLVRFGIVQAIGKILSGSETARAVVEKSLKLLETVATCTEGRAAIGKGEECLSAIVTRLMKSSRAATEHGVTVLWSVCCLARDTAAREVVGKVNGLTKVLLVMQSDYSAGVRQMCGELVKALRVVNNNDKKYSKSCLASYDTKTTHIMPY; encoded by the coding sequence ATGGTGGGAAATAGGAGAGAAGAATTATACGTTACCGTTCCCAGCCTTTTCCGATGTCCGATATCCATGGACGTAATGAAGTCTCCGGTGAGCCTCTGCACTGGCGTCACTTACGACCGAAGCTCCATTCAAACTTGGCTTTCACAAGGTCACAATACTTGTCCCGCCACTATGCAAATCCTTCCCTCTACTGATTTCACACCTAACCTCACTCTCCGTCGGCTCATCAACGTATGGATTCAGCACCAGAAGGCGAGCTCACCGGGATCCACAACGCCGTCTTCATCCGCCGTTACAAAGTCAGAAGTTGTTGAAATTGTCAAAAATCTCAGCGGCGATGTCAATCAGTTGAGTTCCTTGTTGAAAATTGTGGAATTCGTTAAATGTTCTGGTGATAACCGGAGATTTTTTGTGAATTCGAGTGATGCGATTGCGAGTGTTGTTGGAGTTTTGGTGGATTGTGATGTGGTTGAGGTTTGTGAATCGGTTGTTGGGGTTTTGGATTTGGTTGCATCGGAAAATGGAGTTAAGGAGCAGTTGAACAAAGAGATTTTACGGAGCGATCGGAAATTTCTATCGAAGTTTCTTTTGATTCTTCgaaaaggaaagttgagttcGAGGATTCAAACCGCTCGGATTCTGGAATTCATCGCATTAGACGCCGATTCACAGCGAAAGATAGTCGAGGAGCAAGGTTTACTCTACGAATTGCATGTATTCACTAGCACGGAGACCAACCGGTTCGCGATCGAAGCCGGTTTATCAACTCTAATCGCGGTGTCAACCACCAGACCGATCAGAAAAGACCTAGTCCGGTTCGGAATTGTACAAGCCATCGGGAAAATCCTTAGTGGTTCGGAAACCGCTCGGGCGGTGGTGGAGAAGTCATTGAAGCTGTTGGAAACAGTAGCGACATGTACGGAAGGGAGGGCAGCGATAGGTAAAGGCGAAGAGTGCTTGTCGGCGATAGTTACGAGGCTGATGAAGAGCTCGAGAGCGGCAACGGAGCACGGCGTGACGGTGCTGTGGAGCGTGTGCTGCTTGGCTCGTGATACGGCGGCGCGTGAGGTGGTGGGGAAGGTGAATGGGCTGACAAAAGTGTTACTGGTAATGCAGAGTGATTACTCGGCAGGCGTACGGCAGATGTGTGGAGAATTGGTCAAAGCATTGCGCGTGGTGaataataatgataagaaaTATTCAAAGTCGTGTTTGGCGAGTTATGATACCAAGACTACTCACATTATGCCCTactga
- the LOC129904719 gene encoding uncharacterized protein LOC129904719 isoform X2, whose protein sequence is MTWNVQNSSKSSSVWANLRALRRFHHVLAASHQHRSPIVRCASWKEDILTAISPPSSPYLINLIVYAIAKAPTSTFSFPLSGMNVVINIFLFPTF, encoded by the exons ATGACGTGGAATGTGCAGAATTCCTCCAAAAGCAGCAG TGTTTGGGCCAACTTGCGCGCACTTCGACGATTCCATCACGTACTCGCTGCCTCACACCAGCACAG GTCCCCAATTGTTCGATGTGCTAGTTGGAAAGAGGATATTCTAACGGCTATTTCCCCACCTAGCAGTCCCTATTTGATCAATCTTATAGTATATGCAATTGCTAAAGCACCGACTTCAACCTTCTCGTTTCCACTTTCTGGCATGAATGTTGTAATCAACATTTTCCTGTTTCCAACTTTTTGA
- the LOC129904720 gene encoding L-type lectin-domain containing receptor kinase S.6: MSFSLQNLIRVSLFFVFTINSPSLSAPFLPLNNVTLYGDASFTEKSINLTQERNCSSSSSSSPISAIGRAFYTYPVRFLDSLTNNTASFLCTFSFTVLPTPSCPFGDGMAFLVTSDVDSVSISDGYMGLPNSDTEDSFLAVEFNTNDNRIGVDTKEIRSLASANVDSAGIDLKSGKEMAGRIEYKDSEKMIKVWIGYELQIRPPSPVLSTRIDISNQLKEFMRIGFTAKGSAVYSINRWRFRTFGLISSPMSSSWDQSDEGNCLMCFPEEEIGGHISDYHHSSSSKSLLNLTYGGLAAIVTLVGCVLSVVLVLALRRKRRDRVGENNERQMCRLQGNRVPQRLSLSEIKSATECFNHERIIGEGASAVVYEGEIPSRGSVAVKRFVQGSRLGPSHIPFNTEFASMVGCLRHKNLIQLQGWCCERNELVLVYEFMPNGSLDKILHDRSHLTKFLTWERRLNIVIGVSSALMYLHEECENHIIHRDVKSCNIMLDAEFNAKLGDFGLAEVFDNSKTRDATVPAGTMGYFAPEYVYSGVPTVKTDVYSFGVVVLEVASGRKPIDEGGVLITDWVWDLWEKGRITEAADPKLMGRFQKNEMDRMLIVGLSCVHPDHEKRPRMREVSRMLKDEAPLLILPPMKPTVRIQSVLPEGCEEIMNWASRMEDTPWSTPRTHFSRN; encoded by the coding sequence ATGAGTTTTTCTTTGCAAAATCTCATAAGGGTCTCTCTGTTCTTCGTCTTCACCATAAATTCACCTTCCCTTTCAGCTCCTTTCTTGCCCCTAAACAATGTCACACTCTATGGTGACGCTTCATTCACCGAAAAATCAATCAACCTCACCCAAGAACGCAACtgttcatcatcatcatcatcatctccCATTTCTGCCATTGGAAGAGCTTTCTACACATACCCAGTTCGTTTTCTTGATTCTTTAACCAATAACACTGCTTCTTTCTTGTGTACTTTCTCTTTTACTGTACTCCCTACCCCTTCTTGCCCTTTTGGTGATGGCATGGCGTTTTTGGTCACTTCTGATGTTGATTCTGTGAGTATTTCTGATGGGTATATGGGTCTTCCGAATTCCGATACGGAAGATTCGTTCTTGGCTGTGGAATTCAATACCAATGATAACCGTATTGGTGTTGATACTAAAGAAATTAGGTCTTTAGCTTCTGCTAATGTTGATTCAGCTGGGATTGATTTGAAAAGTGGGAAAGAAATGGCGGGTCGGATTGAGTATAAAGATTCGGAGAAGATGATCAAAGTTTGGATTGGGTATGAACTGCAAATTAGGCCTCCTAGTCCTGTTCTTTCTACCCGTATTGATATTTCCAATCAGTTGAAGGAGTTTATGAGGATTGGTTTTACTGCTAAAGGGTCTGCAGTTTATAGCATTAATCGTTGGCGATTTAGAACGTTTGGATTGATTTCGTCTCCTATGTCATCGTCTTGGGATCAATCCGATGAAGGAAACTGTTTGATGTGTTTCCCTGAGGAGGAAATTGGTGGGCATATTTCTGATTATCAtcatagtagtagtagtaaaaGTTTACTGAACTTGACTTATGGAGGGTTAGCTGCAATTGTCACACTTGTTGGTTGTGTTCTGTCTGTTGTGCTTGTTCTTGCGTTAAGGAGGAAAAGACGCGATAGAGTGGGGGAGAACAATGAAAGGCAAATGTGTAGATTACAAGGAAATAGAGTGCCTCAAAGATTGTCATTATCTGAAATAAAATCAGCCACAGAATGTTTTAATCATGAAAGGATAATTGGAGAAGGAGCATCTGCTGTTGTGTACGAAGGGGAAATTCCTTCTAGGGGATCTGTGGCTGTTAAGAGATTTGTACAAGGGAGTAGATTGGGTCCTTCACATATTCCTTTCAATACTGAATTTGCTTCGATGGTTGGCTGTTTAAGACACAAGAATTTGATTCAGCTTCAAGGATGGTGTTGTGAGAGGAATGAATTGGTGTTAGTGTATGAATTCATGCCTAATGGTAGCCTGGACAAAATCCTCCACGACCGATCGCATTTGACTAAGTTTCTGACATGGGAGAGAAGACTGAACATAGTTATTGGTGTGTCATCTGCTCTTATGTATCTTCATGAAGAGTGtgaaaatcatataattcacaGAGATGTGAAGAGTTGCAATATAATGCTTGATGCTGAGTTCAATGCCAAGCTTGGAGATTTCGGTTTGGCAGAGGTGTTTGATAATTCTAAGACAAGGGATGCTACTGTACCAGCTGGAACAATGGGATATTTTGCACCTGAGTATGTCTATTCTGGTGTTCCAACTGTTAAAACAGATGTGTATAGCTTTGGTGTTGTGGTACTGGAAGTGGCATCAGGTAGAAAGCCTATCGATGAAGGTGGCGTTTTGATTACTGACTGGGTGTGGGACTTGTGGGAGAAAGGGAGGATAACTGAGGCTGCTGATCCGAAACTAATGGGGCGGTTTCAGAAGAACGAGATGGATAGAATGCTCATCGTGGGACTTTCTTGTGTGCATCCCGATCATGAGAAGAGACCGAGAATGAGAGAAGTTTCCCGTATGCTTAAAGATGAAGCTCCACTTCTCATTTTACCTCCAATGAAGCCAACTGTGAGAATTCAATCTGTTTTACCAGAGGGTTGTGAAGAAATCATGAATTGGGCTTCAAGAATGGAGGATACACCATGGTCCACTCCAAGAACTCATTTTAGCAGGAATTAG